The following are encoded in a window of Hippoglossus stenolepis isolate QCI-W04-F060 chromosome 10, HSTE1.2, whole genome shotgun sequence genomic DNA:
- the LOC118116041 gene encoding histone H2A produces the protein MSGRGKTGGKARAKAKTRSSRAGLQFPVGRVHRLLRKGNYAHRVGAGAPVYLAAVLEYLTAEILELAGNAARDNKKSRIIPRHLQLAVRNDEELNKLLGGVTIAQGGVLPNIQAVLLPKKTEKAPKSK, from the coding sequence ATGTCTGGCAGAGGTAAAACCGGCGGAAAGGCCAGAGCGAAGGCAAAGACTCGCTCGTCCCGCGCTGGGCTCCAGTTCCCCGTCGGTCGTGTCCACAGGCTGCTGCGTAAAGGCAACTACGCACATCGCGTTGGTGCCGGCGCCCCCGTCTACCTGGCGGCTGTGCTGGAGTACCTGACCGCTGAGATCCTGGAGCTGGCTGGAAACGCCGCCCGCGACAACAAGAAGAGCCGTATCATCCCCCGCCACCTGCAGCTGGCCGTCCGCAACGACGAGGAGCTCAACAAACTCCTGGGCGGAGTGACCATCGCTCAGGGCGGCGTGCTGCCCAACATCCAGGCTGTTCTGTTGCCCAAGAAGACCGAGAAGGCCCCCAAGTCCAAGTAA
- the LOC118116029 gene encoding histone H3 encodes MARTKQTARKSTGGKAPRKQLATKAARKSAPATGGVKKPHRYRPGTVALREIRRYQKSTELLIRKLPFQRLVREIAQDFKTDLRFQSSAVMALQEASEAYLVGLFEDTNLCAIHAKRVTIMPKDIQLARRIRGERA; translated from the coding sequence ATGGCAAGAACCAAGCAGACTGCGCGTAAATCTACCGGAGGCAAAGCCCCCAGGAAGCAACTGGCCACCAAGGCTGCTCGTAAGAGCGCCCCGGCCACCGGCGGCGTGAAGAAGCCTCACCGTTACAGGCCCGGTACCGTGGCTCTGAGAGAGATCCGTCGCTACCAGAAATCGACGGAGCTGCTGATCCGCAAGCTGCCCTTCCAGCGCCTGGTCAGAGAAATCGCTCAGGATTTCAAGACCGACCTGCGCTTCCAGAGCTCCGCTGTCATGGCTCTGCAGGAGGCCAGCGAGGCTTACCTGGTCGGCCTGTTTGAGGACACCAACCTGTGCGCCATCCACGCCAAGAGGGTTACCATCATGCCCAAGGACATACAGCTGGCCCGCCGCATCCGCGGAGAGAGAgcttaa
- the LOC118116736 gene encoding growth hormone secretagogue receptor type 1-like — protein MDLMEEGNVSCGVKNCSTPGFQENCSNQDCQEEETRFGSIELVCLTVILVSLIIFGLLGNTLTLLVVWLRPHMRSCTYLYLSSMAVSDLLNLLLLPLDIYKLWTDLKLGDFACKLTVFLSECCTYCTILHITFLSLERYLVVCWPITSKTLVTHRRTRALIGCLWLGAAVSAAPFLVMMEVDHKGKEDEIEVCRLSKSSFSSGLMLAILILYNLYFLVPLCILGLVYILIGRTLRLRPQSSRKDKSHQHAVKMLGVIFLAFVLCWLPYIVGLTMTYVSESTGAESPGTNTDTNTHSDMNTPPESTGNMASVTEPVSLSDWDLKTQAHTDRDDALCENTNNEIDTLSDADAHLVDTQPETLNDPGAGDSDNLHPWMSNRTEHRE, from the exons ATGGATCTAATGGAGGAGGGAAACGTGAGCTGTGGAGTTAAAAACTGTAGCACGCCAGGCTTCCAGGAAAACTGCTCCAACCAAGActgtcaggaggaggaaacaagatTTGGATCGATTGAGTTAG TGTGTCTGACTGTGATTTTGGTTTCACTGATAATCTTCGGCCTTCTTGGAAACACACTGACCCTTCTGGTGGTTTGGCTTCGCCCACACATGAGAAGCTGCACCTACCTCTACCTGAGCAGCATGGCTGTTAGTGATCTGCTgaatcttctgctgctgcctctggatATATATAAG CTCTGGACAGACTTGAAGTTGGGAGACTTCGCCTGTAAGCTGACCGTGTTCCTCTCAGAGTGCTGCACCTACTGCACCATCCTCCACATCACCTTTCTCTCCTTGGAGAGGTACCTGGTTGTCTGCTGGCCAATCACCTCCAAGACGCTGGTGACACATCGCAGAACTagggctctgattggctgcctctGGCTGGGAGCGGCTGTCAGTGCAGCACCATTTTTGGTCATGATGGAAGTGGATCATAAGGGAAAAGAGGATGAAATCGAAGTGTGCAGATTATCAAAATCCTCATTCTCCTCTGGCCTCATGTTGGCCATATTAATTCTCTACAACCTGTACTTCCTGGTACCCCTGTGCATCCTGGGACTAGTCTACATCCTGATTGGACGGACTCTGAGGCTCCGACCACAAAGCAGCCGTAAAGACAAGAGTCACCAACACGCAGTCAAGATGCTGG GAGTGATCTTCTTGGCCTTCGTCCTGTGCTGGCTGCCCTACATCGTCGGCCTGACCATGACCTATGTTTCTGAGAGCACTGGTGCTGAAAGTCCGGGaactaacacagacacaaacacacactcggaCATGAACACTCCTCCTGAAAGCACAGGCAACATGGCCTCTGTTACCGAACCTGTTAGCCTCTCAGACTGGGACCTGAAGACAcaagctcacacagacagagatgatgcactctgtgaaaacacaaacaacgaGATCGACACACTCAGTGATGCAGACGCACACTTGGTGGACACACAACCTGAAACGCTCAATGACCCGGGCGCAG gtgactcagacaaCCTGCACCCGTGGATGTCCAACAGGACTGAACACAGAGAGTAA